A part of Hydrogenobacter sp. T-8 genomic DNA contains:
- the yajC gene encoding preprotein translocase subunit YajC — protein MIDIAFAQQTGHGSSPVGALLFQLIFFIALFALFYFLLIRPQNKARKRHQEFLANLKKGDRVVTTGGIWGTVVEIGDDTVTLKVDANTRITFTKEAISHYQPGYKKEEREKEE, from the coding sequence ATGATAGACATAGCCTTTGCACAGCAAACAGGACACGGTTCAAGCCCAGTAGGAGCACTCCTTTTCCAGCTTATATTCTTTATAGCCCTTTTTGCTCTCTTTTACTTTCTCCTCATAAGACCACAAAACAAGGCAAGGAAAAGGCATCAGGAGTTTTTGGCAAACCTCAAAAAGGGTGATAGGGTTGTAACCACAGGGGGTATATGGGGCACGGTGGTGGAGATAGGGGACGATACGGTCACTCTCAAAGTGGATGCCAACACACGCATAACCTTCACAAAGGAAGCCATATCCCACTACCAGCCAGGCTACAAGAAAGAAGAAAGAGAGAAGGAAGAATAA
- a CDS encoding murein hydrolase activator EnvC family protein, with translation MKPIVFLLLIFLSACSIVQIEVRDKKAQTEVRKGQTPQEKKPAISQKEDKAPQASKPQGETLKVATPVRGKIARTERGYFITTSCGEFFRSVGNGRVLYAGDDIRNMGWVVMVDSEDGYVYVYARAGSSLVKRGETVRRGQPLGRVGNSGDSCGILFEIRDQEGRPVNFELVI, from the coding sequence ATGAAGCCTATAGTCTTCCTTTTACTTATATTCCTTAGTGCGTGTAGCATAGTGCAAATTGAGGTAAGGGATAAAAAGGCTCAAACTGAGGTTAGAAAGGGACAAACTCCTCAGGAGAAAAAGCCCGCTATATCACAAAAAGAGGATAAAGCTCCACAAGCTTCAAAACCTCAAGGAGAAACTCTCAAAGTTGCCACGCCTGTGAGGGGTAAAATTGCACGCACCGAAAGAGGATATTTTATTACCACTTCCTGTGGTGAGTTTTTTAGGTCTGTGGGCAACGGTAGAGTTCTGTATGCGGGAGATGACATAAGGAATATGGGCTGGGTGGTTATGGTGGACTCGGAAGACGGGTATGTGTATGTGTATGCAAGGGCAGGCAGTTCGCTGGTGAAGAGAGGAGAGACGGTAAGAAGGGGACAGCCTTTGGGTAGGGTAGGGAACTCTGGGGATAGTTGCGGTATTCTCTTTGAGATTAGAGACCAAGAGGGAAGACCAGTAAACTTTGAGCTTGTGATATAA